Proteins encoded by one window of Salvia splendens isolate huo1 chromosome 14, SspV2, whole genome shotgun sequence:
- the LOC121763719 gene encoding transcription factor RAX2-like: MGRAPCCDKANVKKGPWSPEEDAKLKEYIDKNGTGGNWIALPHKVGLRRCGKSCRLRWLNYLRPNIKHGEFTDDEDRIICSLFSTIGSRWSIIAAQLPGRTDNDIKNYWNTKLKKKLINMANTHHRQLLHPLPIPSPSPSPNPPFIQYYSAPSPFHAQTPPLCDAYTNPNNVLAFDQGSCSSSDGSQISHQSFAFQGIDDHHQNLFFNDAGTSSSSSNYACFNDNPQDYYSSIEEIKDLITINDGSDNFSLLMDEIKAEEEVWCNDLIVFKV, translated from the exons ATGGGAAGAGCTCCTTGCTGTGACAAGGCAAATGTCAAGAAAGGTCCATGGTCTCCTGAAGAAGATGCTAAGCTCAAAGAATACATCGACAAAAATGGCACCGGTGGCAACTGGATTGCTCTCCCTCACAAAGTTG GGCTGAGAAGATGTGGAAAGAGCTGCAGACTGAGATGGCTAAACTACCTCAGACCCAACATCAAACACGGCGAATTCACCGATGACGAAGATCGAATCATCTGCTCTCTCTTCTCCACCATCGGAAGCAG GTGGTCGATAATTGCGGCTCAATTACCGGGGAGAACAGACAACGACATCAAAAACTACTGGAACACGAAGCTGAAGAAGAAGCTCATCAACATGGCTAACACTCACCACCGCCAACTCCTCCACCCGCTCCCAATCCCATCGCCATCACCATCACCAAACCCTCCATTCATTCAATACTACTCGGCGCCCTCTCCATTCCACGCACAAACACCCCCACTGTGTGACGCCTACACCAACCCCAATAATGTGTTGGCGTTTGATCAAGGCAGCTGCAGCTCCTCCGACGGCAGCCAGATCAGCCACCAGAGCTTCGCCTTCCAAGGAATTGACGATCACCACCAAAACCTCTTCTTCAACGACGCCGGcacctcctcttcctcctcgaaTTACGCCTGCTTCAACGATAATCCGCAGGATTACTACAGCAGCATCGAGGAGATCAAGGACCTCATCACGATCAACGACGGCAGCGACAATTTCAGCTTACTCATGGATGAAATCAAGGCGGAAGAGGAGGTTTGGTGCAATGATCTCATCGTTTTCAAGGTGTGA